A genomic region of Glycine max cultivar Williams 82 chromosome 15, Glycine_max_v4.0, whole genome shotgun sequence contains the following coding sequences:
- the LOC102666778 gene encoding uncharacterized protein, protein MCPPPAKVNTKGAPKKPMNRNSRSTKCDPSYWEYVDAFHSMQNSNSSVRHNASSSEQPNPRRIMPMLDQFQPFIHDFIHNIVDVKADENYGYRSVAGLLGMGEDSWSVVRNHLLKELDKFSEDYIKLFGDFG, encoded by the exons atgtgtcctcctccagcaaAGGTTAACACAAAAGGTGCACCAAAGAAACCGATGAACAGAAACTCAAGGTCAACAAAGTGCGATCCATCTTATTGGGAGTATGTAGATGCTTTTCATTCTATGCAAAATAGCAATTCGTCAGTGAGGCATAATGCATCATCTTCTGAGCAGCCCAATCCAAGAAGGATTATGcctatgttggatcaatttcaacCATTTATCCACGACTTCATTCATAacattgttgatgtcaaagctGATGAAAACTATGGATATCGGTCGGTTGccggtttattaggtatgggtgaagactCTTGGTCGGTGGTCCGCAACCatctgcttaaagaacttgacAAATTCTCAGAAGACTATATCAAGCTCTTTG gTGACTTTGGATAA